TTTCGCGCCACCTGCCCGAGGCCTTCGTCGCCCGCGTGCTGGGCGTGCTGGGCTGGGTCAGCGTCGGTTTCCTGTCCTTCCTGCTCGTCACCTCTAACCCCTTCGACCGCCTGCTGCCGGCGGTGGGCGAGGGCCGAGACCTGAACCCGCTGCTGCAGGACCCGGGCATGATCATCCACCCGCCGCTGCTGTACATGGGCTACGTGGGCTTCTCTGTCGCCTTTGCCTTCGCCATCGCGGCGCTGCTCACCGGTCGCCTCGACGCCGCCTGGGCGCGCTGGTCGCGTCCCTGGACCACGGTGGCCTGGGTGTTCCTCACTGCCGGCATTGCGGTCGGTTCGGGCTGGGCCTACTACGAGCTGGGCTGGGGCGGCTGGTGGTTCTGGGACCCGGTCGAGAACGCTTCCTTCATGCCCTGGCTGCTCGGCACCGCGCTGATGCACTCGCTCGCCGTCACCGAGAAGCGCGGCGCCTTCCGCAGCTGGACGGTGCTGCTGGCGATCTCGGCCTTCTCGCTGTCGCTGCTCGGCACCTTCATTGTGCGCTCGGGCGTCATCACCAGCGTGCATGCCTTCGCCACCGATCCCAAGCGCGGCCTGTTCATCCTGGCGCTGCTGGTCATCGTGATCGGCGTGTCGCTGCTGCTGTATGCGTGGCGCGCGCCCAAGCTCGGCGGTGGCGGCAGCTTCAGCCTGGTGTCGCGCGAGACCTCGCTGCTGGGCAACAACGTGCTGCTGTCGGTGGCCTCGGCCTCGGTGCTGCTGGGCACGATGTATCCGCTGTTCCTCGACGCGCTGGGCATGGGCAAGATCTCCGTCGGCCCGCCGTACTTCGAGGCGGTGTTCATCCCGCTGATGACGCCGGTCGTGGTGCTGATGATGTTCGGTCCCTTCCTGCGCTGGAAGGATGACGACCTCACCGCCGCGGTGAGCAAGGTCGCGCCCGCCTTCATCGCCAGCGTGCTGATCGGCCTGGGGACGGCCTATGCTGTCGATCACGTCACCTGGCGCACGGTGCTGGGCCTGGCGCTGGCCGCCTGGGTGGTGCTGGCCAGCATCCAGCTGCTGGCCGGTCGTATCACCGAGCGCGCGGGCGCCGGCATGGGGGCGCGCCTGCGCGCGATCACCGCGTCGTGGTGGGGCATGTGGCTGGCCCACCTTGGGGTGGGCGTCTTCATCATCGGCGTGACGCTGGTGGGCAGCCTGGATGCCAACCTCGACGTGAAGATGCAGAACGGCCAGCGCGCCGAACTGGCCGGCTACACCTTCACCTTCCGCGGCGTGCAGGATGCCGACGGTCCCAACTACGACGCCGCGCGCGCCACCATCGACGTGACCCGCGACGGCCGCGCCATCGCCACGCTGACGCCCGAGAAGCGCATGTATCTTGCACAGGGCATGCCGATGACCGAAGCCTCGATCGACATCGGTGCGTTCCGCGACGTGTATGTGTCGCTCGGCGAGCAGATCGAGGACGGCACCTGGATCGTCAGCCTGTACTACAGACCCTTCATCAGCTGGATCTGGCTGGGCTGCACCCTGATGGGCCTGGGTGGCGTGTTCGCTGCTGCCGATCGTCGTTACCGTCGTCTGGCCGCGCGCGACGCGACGGTGGCGGCCAACCAGCGCGTCGCCTGAGCGCGCGAAAGTCCTCACATGAAAGCGAAATTCCTCGTTCCCCTGCTCCTCTTCATCGGCCTGGCGGGCTTCCTAGCCTTCGGCCTCACCCTCAACCCGCGCGAGGTGCCTTCGCCGCTGATCGACAAGCCCGCGCCCAACTTCAGCCTCGCCCGGCTCGATGATCCCGCCAGACCGTTCGCGCTGGAGGAGATGAAAGGCCAGGTCTGGCTGCTCAACGTGTGGGCGTCGTGGTGCGTGGCCTGCCGCCAGGAGCATCCGCTGCTGGTGCAGATGGCCCGCCAGAAGATCGTGCCGGTGGTCGGCCTCAACTACAAGGAAGTGCGCGGTGACGGCGCGATCAACGCGCGCGGCATGGCGCTGGAGGCCGAGACGGCGATGGCCATCGAGCGTGCCCGCCGCTGGCTCACCGATCATGGCGACCCCTACGTGCTGTCGGTGCTCGACATCGATGGCCGCGTCGGCATCGATTTCGGCGTGTATGGCGTGCCCGAGACCTTCCTGATCGATGCCGAGGGCCGCATCCGCTACAAGCACATCGGCCCGATCACGCCGGAAAGCCTGCAGCAGGTGATCCTGCCCAAGATCGAGGAGGTCCGCCGTGCCGGTTGAGCGTTTCCCCAGGGCGCTGCGCGCACTGGCGCTGGCGGCGCTGCTCGGCGCCGCACTGCCGGCGATGGCACAGCAGCCGGCAGCCGATCCCGGCATGGCGCCGGCGGTGGCACCCGACCCGCAGCTCGAGGCCGACGTGATGGAGCTGTCGCACAAGCTGCGCTGCCTGGTGTGCCAGAACCAGTCCATCGCCGAATCCAATGCACCGCTGGCCCTCGACCTGCGCGACCAGGTGCGCGAGCAGCTCGCCAGCGGCCGCAGCAAGGACGACGTGGTCGATTACCTCGTTGCCCGTTACGGCGACTTCGTGCTCTACGAGCCGCCCTTCAAGGCCACCACCCTGCTGCTGTGGGGCGGACCGGTGCTGCTGCTGGTGGGCGGTGCGGGCTGGCTGGCCTACCGCCTGCGCCGCCGTGCGAGCGAACTCGCCGCCGCAGGCCACCTGAGCGAGGCCGAGCGCCAGCGCGCGCGCGAACTGCTCGCCGGTGCCGCCCAGCCTTCTTCTGAATCTCCGGAGTCCCGTTCGTGACCGCCTTCATCTTCTTTGCCGGCCTGCTGCTGGCCGGTGCCCTGCTTTGGATCCTGCCGCCGCTGTTCGGCGCTGCCGGGCGTGCGCAGCGCGAACAGGCGGCGCAGAGCAGCATGGCGCTGACCGTGTTGCGCGAGCAGCTGGCTGAACTGGACGCCGAGCTGGCCGCGGGTCGCATCGACGCCGCCAGTCATGCCCAGAGCCGGGAGGAACTCGAGCGCCGCGCGCTGGAGGAAGGCGAGGCGGCGGCCGAGCGCGCCCAAACGGCCGATGCGCGCCCCGAGCGGCGCTGGGCGCTCGGCCTCGGGCTGAGCGTGCCGGTGCTGGCGGTTGCGGGCTATCTGGTGTTCGGCACGCCGGCGGGGCTCGACCCCGCCAATGTCGCTGGCCAGCAGGGCTTCTCGCCGGAAGAGATCGCCGACATGGTGGGCAAGCTCGAAGCGCGCCTGCAGCAGGAGCCCGACAACGTCGAAGGCTGGATGATGCTGGCACGCTCCTATCTGGTGCTGGAGGACTACCCGAAGGCGGCGGCGACCTACGAGAAGCTGGCTAAGCTCGCGCCCGAGGAGCCCGACGTCTATGCCGACTGGGCCGACGTGGTGGCTGCCATGAAGGGCACCGTGGTCGGCGAAGCCGAGGAGCTGCTGCAGAAGGCCCTGGCGATTGCGCCCGAACATCCCAAGGCGCTCGCGCTGGCCGGCACCGCCGCCTACCAGCGTGAGGACTAC
This genomic window from Thauera humireducens contains:
- a CDS encoding heme lyase CcmF/NrfE family subunit; the protein is MIPELGHFALVLALVLALVQAVVPMVGASRNRFALMAVGRPAAQGQFFFILVSYVCLTWAFIQSDFSVQLAASNSHSATPLMYKITGVWGNHEGSLLLWAMSLSLWTVAVTVFSRHLPEAFVARVLGVLGWVSVGFLSFLLVTSNPFDRLLPAVGEGRDLNPLLQDPGMIIHPPLLYMGYVGFSVAFAFAIAALLTGRLDAAWARWSRPWTTVAWVFLTAGIAVGSGWAYYELGWGGWWFWDPVENASFMPWLLGTALMHSLAVTEKRGAFRSWTVLLAISAFSLSLLGTFIVRSGVITSVHAFATDPKRGLFILALLVIVIGVSLLLYAWRAPKLGGGGSFSLVSRETSLLGNNVLLSVASASVLLGTMYPLFLDALGMGKISVGPPYFEAVFIPLMTPVVVLMMFGPFLRWKDDDLTAAVSKVAPAFIASVLIGLGTAYAVDHVTWRTVLGLALAAWVVLASIQLLAGRITERAGAGMGARLRAITASWWGMWLAHLGVGVFIIGVTLVGSLDANLDVKMQNGQRAELAGYTFTFRGVQDADGPNYDAARATIDVTRDGRAIATLTPEKRMYLAQGMPMTEASIDIGAFRDVYVSLGEQIEDGTWIVSLYYRPFISWIWLGCTLMGLGGVFAAADRRYRRLAARDATVAANQRVA
- the ccmI gene encoding c-type cytochrome biogenesis protein CcmI, which produces MTAFIFFAGLLLAGALLWILPPLFGAAGRAQREQAAQSSMALTVLREQLAELDAELAAGRIDAASHAQSREELERRALEEGEAAAERAQTADARPERRWALGLGLSVPVLAVAGYLVFGTPAGLDPANVAGQQGFSPEEIADMVGKLEARLQQEPDNVEGWMMLARSYLVLEDYPKAAATYEKLAKLAPEEPDVYADWADVVAAMKGTVVGEAEELLQKALAIAPEHPKALALAGTAAYQREDYAAAAAHWEKILARIPPGEDVARGIRASINDARAKAGMAPLDEAAAAPAATATLKLSGRLEVDPALVERLSPDDAVFVFARGEAGGPPLAALRFKGSELPRDFSFEGASLMMGDAVLPERVIVGARVSKGGDAMARSGDLEGLSGPVATDASGVSLRIDRVRE
- a CDS encoding DsbE family thiol:disulfide interchange protein; amino-acid sequence: MKAKFLVPLLLFIGLAGFLAFGLTLNPREVPSPLIDKPAPNFSLARLDDPARPFALEEMKGQVWLLNVWASWCVACRQEHPLLVQMARQKIVPVVGLNYKEVRGDGAINARGMALEAETAMAIERARRWLTDHGDPYVLSVLDIDGRVGIDFGVYGVPETFLIDAEGRIRYKHIGPITPESLQQVILPKIEEVRRAG
- a CDS encoding cytochrome c-type biogenesis protein — encoded protein: MPVERFPRALRALALAALLGAALPAMAQQPAADPGMAPAVAPDPQLEADVMELSHKLRCLVCQNQSIAESNAPLALDLRDQVREQLASGRSKDDVVDYLVARYGDFVLYEPPFKATTLLLWGGPVLLLVGGAGWLAYRLRRRASELAAAGHLSEAERQRARELLAGAAQPSSESPESRS